Proteins encoded together in one Methanocaldococcus sp. FS406-22 window:
- a CDS encoding C2H2-type zinc finger protein produces the protein MDIDKYIENLEIKKEGFFYKCPYCDYTNADLKVIKKHIKTKHLDEIKKEVEKMNKPKQKQNKQRRMPQRKQVKKEDDYKDYLLLFAHKKKCKIHLDNGMVVEGLVKAKDKYNIMVLDARADGKDVGRMIIQKGHIVALIPLEE, from the coding sequence ATGGATATTGACAAATACATTGAAAACTTGGAGATAAAGAAGGAGGGATTTTTCTATAAATGTCCTTATTGTGATTATACTAATGCAGACTTAAAAGTTATAAAAAAGCATATTAAAACTAAGCATTTAGATGAGATAAAGAAAGAGGTTGAGAAGATGAATAAACCAAAGCAAAAGCAGAATAAGCAGAGGAGGATGCCACAGAGGAAGCAAGTAAAGAAGGAGGATGATTATAAGGATTATTTGTTGTTATTTGCTCATAAGAAGAAGTGTAAAATCCATTTGGACAATGGCATGGTTGTTGAGGGCTTGGTTAAGGCAAAGGATAAGTATAATATTATGGTTTTAGATGCGAGGGCTGATGGCAAGGATGTTGGTAGGATGATAATTCAAAAGGGGCATATTGTTGCTCTAATTCCGTTAGAGGAATAA
- a CDS encoding nucleotidyltransferase domain-containing protein, with product MNEKMLNKILNEFLNKCKEKFGDDLISIILFGSYARGTATEYSDIDLLIIVKNLPERRIDRYKIIKDIDLEFLKKYCIALSPILVKPEELSIKSINPLIYGILTGYRVIYDKNNFWKNYLEKIRPIIKRTNPIFVDGEKEWKIAELI from the coding sequence ATGAATGAAAAAATGTTAAACAAAATCCTAAATGAATTTTTAAATAAATGTAAGGAGAAATTTGGGGATGACTTAATATCAATTATTTTATTTGGTTCTTATGCAAGAGGAACAGCTACAGAATATTCTGATATTGATTTGTTGATTATTGTTAAAAACCTACCAGAAAGGAGAATTGATAGGTATAAAATTATAAAAGATATTGATTTAGAGTTTCTTAAAAAATATTGTATAGCCTTATCTCCAATCTTGGTAAAGCCAGAAGAATTATCAATTAAATCAATAAATCCGTTAATATATGGAATTTTAACTGGTTATAGAGTAATTTATGATAAAAATAATTTTTGGAAAAATTATCTTGAAAAAATAAGACCAATTATTAAAAGAACAAATCCAATATTTGTTGATGGGGAGAAAGAATGGAAAATCGCAGAGTTAATTTAA
- a CDS encoding HEPN domain-containing protein produces MENRRVNLSKFFLSMAEEDLEIAKILLETNHHSGSVFHSQQCIEKAFRNCYILDRQI; encoded by the coding sequence ATGGAAAATCGCAGAGTTAATTTAAGTAAGTTTTTTCTATCTATGGCAGAGGAGGATTTGGAAATAGCAAAAATTTTATTGGAAACAAATCACCACTCTGGTTCTGTCTTTCACTCTCAACAGTGTATTGAAAAAGCCTTCCGAAACTGTTATATATTAGATAGACAAATATAG
- a CDS encoding IS607 family transposase, which translates to MERHYTLKEAAKILGVSIKTLQRWDKAGKIKCVRTVGGKRRVPESEIKRILGIKDDKQRKIIGYARVSSNTQKDDLERQIQLIKSYAEENGWKIQILKDIGSGLNEKRKNYKKLLKMVMNREVEKVIIAYPDRLTRFGFETLKEFFKSYGTEIVIINKRQKALQEELVEDLITIVSHFAGKLYGMRSHKYKKLTKTVKEILREDNAKEEN; encoded by the coding sequence ATGGAGCGACATTATACTCTAAAAGAAGCGGCAAAAATCTTAGGAGTTTCAATTAAAACATTACAACGTTGGGATAAGGCGGGAAAAATTAAATGTGTTAGAACGGTAGGAGGTAAAAGAAGAGTTCCAGAGAGTGAAATAAAACGAATCTTAGGAATAAAAGATGACAAACAAAGGAAAATTATCGGATATGCAAGAGTGTCATCAAACACTCAAAAAGATGATTTAGAGAGGCAAATACAATTAATAAAATCCTATGCAGAGGAAAATGGTTGGAAAATACAAATATTAAAAGACATTGGTAGTGGTTTAAACGAAAAGAGGAAGAATTATAAAAAACTTTTAAAAATGGTTATGAATCGGGAGGTTGAAAAAGTAATAATCGCTTATCCAGACAGATTAACAAGATTTGGTTTTGAAACGTTAAAAGAGTTTTTTAAATCTTATGGGACTGAAATTGTAATTATAAACAAACGACAGAAGGCACTACAAGAAGAATTAGTTGAAGATTTGATAACGATTGTTTCCCACTTTGCAGGAAAGCTTTATGGAATGCGTTCTCACAAGTATAAAAAGCTTACCAAAACAGTTAAAGAAATCTTAAGGGAGGATAATGCCAAAGAGGAAAACTAA